A genomic region of Rhodospirillaceae bacterium contains the following coding sequences:
- the pseI gene encoding pseudaminic acid synthase, with protein sequence MTAAPSNILSTKTVSLADRTIGSGHPPFIIAELSANHGGDFDRAIRIINAAAKAGVDAVKFQAYTAESLTLDIDLEDFRITAQGPWQGRKLFELYQEAATPFEWFPELFAACKQRGIIAFASPFDKAAVDMLEDLEAPAYKIASFEAVDHELIAACAQTGKPLIISVGLCTSEEISEALDAAYTAGAHKIILLQCNSAYPANTTEANLHSIPALSQRFDVPVGYSDHTVNNVSSIAACALGACVIEKHVIDSVTPTTPDSDFSLTPDQLKALVTDCHSAWRARGVVREGPTALEASSLAFRRSLYVVSDIPAGSLFTRENVKSIRPGHGLAPKHLKTVLSANAARDLKRGEALDWKMITLQNSSST encoded by the coding sequence TTGACAGCTGCGCCTTCGAATATCCTCTCCACGAAAACCGTGAGCCTTGCCGATCGGACCATCGGCTCTGGCCACCCGCCATTTATTATTGCTGAGCTATCCGCCAATCATGGAGGTGACTTCGACCGCGCGATTAGAATTATAAATGCAGCCGCTAAAGCAGGCGTTGATGCTGTAAAATTTCAGGCTTACACAGCTGAGTCATTGACCCTGGATATAGACCTAGAGGACTTTAGGATCACCGCCCAGGGCCCTTGGCAGGGCCGTAAGCTCTTCGAACTCTATCAAGAAGCCGCCACACCCTTTGAATGGTTTCCAGAGCTTTTTGCAGCGTGCAAACAGCGCGGAATCATTGCGTTCGCAAGCCCATTTGATAAAGCAGCGGTTGATATGCTGGAGGACTTAGAGGCGCCAGCTTATAAAATCGCATCCTTTGAGGCTGTTGATCACGAGCTTATTGCTGCTTGCGCACAGACCGGTAAGCCCCTCATCATTTCGGTGGGACTATGCACCAGTGAAGAGATCTCAGAAGCCCTTGATGCCGCTTATACAGCCGGTGCTCACAAAATTATTCTTCTGCAGTGCAATAGCGCCTATCCCGCGAACACAACAGAAGCAAACTTACATTCGATTCCGGCGTTGAGTCAGAGGTTTGACGTTCCCGTAGGCTACTCTGATCATACAGTAAACAACGTATCTTCAATCGCGGCTTGTGCCCTTGGGGCCTGCGTTATTGAGAAACATGTTATCGATAGCGTTACGCCCACAACGCCAGATTCAGACTTCTCGCTCACGCCAGATCAGCTTAAAGCACTTGTGACTGACTGCCACTCAGCCTGGCGCGCGCGCGGAGTGGTCAGAGAAGGCCCAACGGCTTTAGAAGCAAGCAGTCTCGCTTTTAGAAGATCGCTTTACGTTGTCTCAGATATTCCTGCTGGATCATTATTCACGCGAGAGAACGTCAAATCGATTCGCCCAGGCCATGGCTTGGCGCCCAAGCACCTCAAAACTGTGCTCAGTGCAAACGCCGCCAGAGACTTAAAACGCGGCGAAGCCCTAGATTGGAAAATGATTACTCTCCAGAACTCGTCTAGCACTTAG
- a CDS encoding acylneuraminate cytidylyltransferase family protein, which produces MSSLGYRAIAVIPARGGSKRLPRKNLIELGGKPLLAHTIEAAFDSGCFEKVLVSSEDQEILDIAENFGATPYLRADDLAGDSVATAPVLIDVLDHEKRIPQRWDILACLYATAPLRQAEDIKAVVNLIVPGTCDFAMAVSASDRPIHQALAVDEHGILKPVWPDAISKNSQDAPIYLFGNGSTYAVNVPAFLEHKTLYGPGLRGHMMPRCRSVDIDTEDDLALVRYYAEITP; this is translated from the coding sequence ATGTCATCATTAGGGTATCGTGCCATCGCCGTTATACCGGCGAGAGGCGGCAGCAAACGGCTTCCTCGTAAGAATCTCATAGAGTTGGGTGGAAAACCATTGCTTGCCCATACTATTGAAGCGGCGTTTGACTCCGGTTGCTTTGAAAAGGTTCTGGTATCATCTGAAGATCAAGAAATATTGGATATTGCCGAGAATTTTGGCGCAACACCGTATCTTCGGGCAGACGACTTAGCAGGAGACTCTGTCGCAACGGCACCAGTTTTGATAGACGTGCTTGATCACGAGAAGCGCATACCTCAGCGCTGGGATATTCTCGCCTGTCTTTATGCAACCGCGCCCCTGCGCCAAGCAGAGGACATTAAAGCTGTTGTAAACCTCATCGTTCCAGGAACATGTGACTTTGCCATGGCCGTCAGTGCATCCGACCGCCCCATACACCAAGCATTAGCTGTTGATGAACACGGCATACTGAAGCCCGTATGGCCGGACGCCATCTCTAAAAACTCTCAGGACGCACCAATTTACCTGTTTGGCAACGGTTCGACCTACGCTGTCAACGTACCAGCTTTCTTGGAGCATAAAACGCTCTATGGCCCAGGTTTACGGGGCCACATGATGCCCCGGTGTCGATCAGTCGATATCGACACGGAAGACGATCTGGCATTGGTGCGCTATTATGCCGAAATCACGCCCTAG
- the pseC gene encoding UDP-4-amino-4,6-dideoxy-N-acetyl-beta-L-altrosamine transaminase, with protein sequence MPKNRIPPLPYGHQSIDEQDIAAVERVLRSDWITQGPVIEAFESAISEYTGARNAVAVSSGTAALHSACMALGIGVGDEVIVPTLTFGATAAAVRLCGAEVRFADVNPQTLGLSAETVSVKTTAKSKALIAVDFAGQPCDWQGVSDVASEMKLATVADAAHSLGAIYREKSVGTLADATCFSFHPVKAITSGEGGMIVVQSTELCERLRKARHHGVERDADRFVSSEDEHIGPWYYEIQELGLNYRTSDIHAALGLSQLSKLDAFLARRRTLAARYNTVFSKSDLLDAPHVFSDRQSAWHLYVIRLRLEALSWGRRRVFEELRTQGIGVQVHYMPLHLQPYYSMRYGHKRGDFPVAEAYYAAAMTLPLYPAMTDQDADDVIQIVLETLQRAKR encoded by the coding sequence ATGCCAAAGAACCGCATTCCTCCGCTGCCCTATGGCCATCAAAGCATCGATGAACAGGATATTGCTGCGGTTGAACGTGTCCTTCGTAGTGATTGGATCACGCAAGGGCCGGTTATAGAAGCCTTCGAATCTGCAATTTCTGAATACACAGGTGCCAGAAATGCGGTTGCTGTGTCATCCGGCACAGCTGCCTTGCACAGTGCATGTATGGCGCTAGGGATCGGTGTTGGGGATGAAGTCATCGTCCCCACGCTGACGTTTGGGGCTACAGCGGCTGCTGTACGCTTGTGCGGTGCCGAAGTACGCTTTGCTGATGTTAATCCGCAAACGTTAGGACTGAGTGCTGAGACAGTTTCGGTTAAGACAACGGCCAAGTCTAAGGCTCTGATTGCGGTCGATTTTGCCGGACAGCCGTGCGATTGGCAGGGGGTAAGTGATGTTGCTTCTGAGATGAAGTTGGCCACTGTCGCAGATGCCGCTCATTCTCTGGGGGCTATCTATCGCGAGAAATCTGTCGGCACACTCGCTGATGCGACGTGCTTCTCTTTCCATCCTGTCAAAGCGATAACCTCTGGTGAGGGCGGGATGATTGTTGTGCAATCAACTGAGCTTTGTGAGCGGCTACGCAAGGCGCGGCATCATGGCGTGGAACGTGACGCGGACAGGTTTGTGTCGTCAGAGGATGAACACATCGGACCGTGGTATTACGAAATACAGGAATTGGGCCTCAACTATCGCACTTCAGATATACACGCGGCTCTTGGTCTCAGTCAGCTTAGTAAACTTGATGCTTTTTTGGCGCGCCGGCGGACACTGGCTGCTCGTTACAACACCGTTTTTTCTAAGTCCGATTTGCTTGACGCGCCCCATGTTTTCTCTGATAGGCAAAGTGCTTGGCATCTCTACGTCATAAGGCTGAGGCTTGAGGCCTTATCCTGGGGCCGTCGTCGCGTGTTTGAGGAGCTCCGGACGCAGGGTATTGGTGTGCAGGTCCACTATATGCCCCTTCATCTCCAGCCATACTACAGTATGCGTTATGGGCATAAACGCGGGGATTTTCCCGTGGCAGAGGCCTATTACGCCGCCGCGATGACCTTGCCGCTTTACCCCGCAATGACAGATCAGGACGCCGATGATGTTATACAAATCGTGCTTGAGACCCTACAGCGCGCTAAACGGTAA
- the pseB gene encoding UDP-N-acetylglucosamine 4,6-dehydratase (inverting) has protein sequence MLASFAPTGPSLEALKSELNGRSVLVTGGTGSFGHAFVNALLKVVTPRRLIVFSRDEFKQSEMQSAIDSKHSKTLRFFIGDVRDQQRLELAFRDVDVVIHAAAMKQVATAEYNPFECIHTNVIGAENIVRASLNTGVKKVLALSTDKAVNPINLYGASKLAADKIFTAANHLSAKSGTRFSVVRYGNVAGSRGSVVPVFQRLAAEKAATIPITDPRMTRFWVTLAQVCDFVMASLVRMEGGEIFVPKIPSIKITDLAKVLAPMIDQEITGIRPGEKLHEVLISGDESYLTFDCGDHYLIAPAFDNMFGGKRQAPIAGTPVAERFSYTSDDNTDWMDVAFLEALHPKAS, from the coding sequence ATGCTAGCGTCGTTTGCACCAACTGGGCCATCTCTGGAGGCTCTTAAGTCTGAGTTGAATGGCCGTAGTGTGCTGGTTACAGGGGGGACGGGGTCATTTGGCCATGCCTTTGTAAATGCGTTGCTCAAAGTGGTGACACCACGACGTTTGATTGTGTTCTCAAGGGATGAATTTAAGCAGTCAGAGATGCAAAGTGCGATTGATTCGAAGCACAGTAAAACGCTAAGGTTTTTCATCGGTGATGTCCGCGACCAGCAACGTTTAGAGCTTGCTTTCCGTGATGTTGATGTTGTGATCCATGCCGCAGCTATGAAGCAGGTTGCCACGGCTGAATACAATCCGTTCGAATGTATTCACACCAATGTCATAGGTGCAGAAAACATCGTGCGAGCCTCTCTTAATACCGGGGTGAAGAAGGTCCTGGCTCTGTCCACAGACAAAGCTGTGAATCCTATAAACTTGTATGGGGCCAGTAAATTGGCCGCAGACAAGATATTTACGGCCGCCAACCACCTCAGCGCAAAATCTGGCACCCGTTTCTCAGTTGTGCGTTACGGCAACGTTGCCGGGTCTCGTGGCAGCGTCGTTCCCGTTTTTCAGCGCCTTGCGGCGGAAAAGGCGGCTACTATTCCTATCACGGACCCAAGGATGACGCGGTTTTGGGTGACGTTGGCACAAGTATGTGACTTCGTCATGGCTTCACTTGTGCGCATGGAAGGTGGTGAGATTTTTGTTCCCAAGATCCCCAGCATAAAGATTACGGACCTCGCCAAGGTATTGGCACCGATGATTGATCAAGAAATCACAGGAATTCGGCCAGGTGAAAAGCTCCATGAAGTGCTCATCTCAGGCGATGAAAGCTATCTGACTTTCGACTGCGGGGATCACTATTTAATCGCGCCTGCTTTTGACAACATGTTCGGCGGCAAAAGGCAGGCCCCGATAGCAGGTACGCCAGTGGCAGAGCGTTTTTCATATACAAGCGATGATAACACCGACTGGATGGACGTCGCGTTCTTAGAAGCGCTGCACCCAAAGGCTAGTTAG